The DNA segment CATAGCAAAGCATTGCCGTGCCGTACCATCCAATCATTGCTGCTCCAATTGCAGAAGTTATATGGTCATATCCGGGAGCAATATCTGTGGTTAATGGTCCTAGAGTATAAAATGGTGCTTCGCCACAAGTCTCGAGTTGCTTGTCCATGTTTTCTTTGATCATGTGCATTGGCACGTGGCCAGGTCCTTCGACAAATACTTGAACGTCGTGCTTCCAAGCAATTTTTGTTAGTTCGCCAAGCGTTTCTAATTCGGCAAATTGAGCAGCGTCATTGGCATCTGCAATTGATCCAGGACGAAGGCCGTCACCAAGAGAAAAAGCAATATCATATTGCTTCATGATTTCGCATATCTCTTCAAAATGAGTGTACAAAAAGTTTTCTTTGTGATGAAACAAACACCATTTTGCCATAATTGACCCTCCTCTAGAGACGATTCCTGTAACTCGATTTGCGGTAAGATGGATATATCGTAAAAGGACACCCGCATGAATTGTGAAATATGAAACGCCTTGCTCTGCTTGCTCAATTAGTGTATCACGAAAAATTTCCCAAGTTAAATCTTCTGCCACACCTTTTACTTTTTCGAGTGCTTGGTAGATTGGCACAGTGCCGATTGGTACGGGTGAATTTCGAATAATCCATTCGCGGGTTTCGTGGATATTTTTACCAGTCGATAGATCCATAATGGTGTCTGCTCCCCAACGGCAAGCCCAAACCGCTTTTTCTACTTCTTCTTCGATGCTTGAAGTTACCGCGCTATTTCCAATATTAGCATTGATTTTTACAAGGAAATTACGTCCTACAATCATGGGTTCACTTTCGGGATGGTTGATGTTATTAGGAATAATCGCTCTTCCAGCCGCAACTTCACTGCGGACAAACTCCGGAGTAATTTCTCTTTTCGGCGTGTTTGCACCAAAACTGTTGCCCGCATGCTGCATTGAAATTTTAGGATTCTCACTTTCAAATTTATGAAGTTGCTGATTTTCACGAATCGCGATATATTCCATTTCAGCTGTGATAATCCCTTTTTTGGCGTAATATAATTGACTTACATTAGCACCCTTCTTTGCACGAAGTGGTTTATGCAAATACTCAAAACGCAGATGTTCTAACTCTTTATTATTGAGACGTTGTTGACCATAATCTGACGAAATTTCCATTAATTCTTCTACGTCATTCCGGTCAAGAATCCATTGTTCGCGAATTCTTGGCAGTCCTTTGCGAATATCAATATCTATATTTTGGTCGGTATAAGGACCTGAAGTATCATAGATTGTAACTGCGGGGTTTCGCTCAATTTCCCCATTGGAAAGTTTGGTGTCGTGGAGGTTTATTTCGCGCATTGCCACTTTGATGGGATGCAGTTTTCCATCGACATAAATTTTTTGCGAACCCGTAAATGGCGTTCTTGAAATTTCGTTATCTGAATTTTTCATTATGCTTTTTTATATTTTTATTTAATAGTACAGGTACGTAAAAAGACTAACCGCCTTGAGTGGCAGTAATAATTAGAATAGAATCTGAAGAAGAGAGGTTATGATTTGCCCAGTGAACTTTGGGAATCACAGTATTATTTACAGCGACAGCAATGCCACCTTGTTTTTCGGGCATTTCGATGTTCATCAAATCCTGAATACTCAGATTTTGTTCGGGAAAACGTCTTAGTTGATTGTTGATTGTAAGTTCCATTCCAGTTTTTTTTAGGTATAAAAACTTTAGGAATGGCTACAGAAGTGCACACGAATGCGCATAACGAGTCATCTTACTTTTCCCTACGGCAGTATGAACTGCATCAGGTTCAGAGGGTAAAATCTCAGCCTACATTTTGTAGACACCCCTAAAGTCGGGACAAATATAAAGGAATATAATTGGTAAAAACAAACTCAATTTTTGGATTTTATGAAATTTCGCTAATTGAAAGCTTAGAAAGTCGGGTATTTAGTGCTGTAAAAAAGACTTTTTGAAACAAAATCCTTTGGCTTTTTACTTTAATAATTTTTGGATTAAAAATAGGTTTGACTAAGATTATTTCATGTGAAATATATGCAACATTATTTTCTATAAGCATTTGATGAATGCGAGATTATAAATAAAAGTGGTATTTAAATATTTGACAACTTGATAATTGGGGATTTATGATAATCGTAAAGGTGCGACCACCTACGGGGTCGTAGAAGATTTACGCAAATTATCTTCTATAAACATGTGATCCCGCTGGGTTCAAGAATTACTGTGCTACTTTAATATTCGTCAAGTTAATATTTGGAGGAATTCTAAACATTTGGAAAGATCATCTGCCTATTCTAAAAAAATCTACTGAGATGATTTTTATCAAATTATATGATGCTTGAGAAATCTCATCCTCTTTATTGGACATTAAGTCAAAATAAATTTAATTCTGAATGTTACCTTTTACAATCTACAGCGAAGTCATTTTGTGTTAGGGATGGGAGCGGCATCCTTTACTGCCCAACAAAAATTTGAATTTTGAAAACTAATCGTTGTGGCAGTAAAGATATAGTGGACAGCCCGGCGGCGGCTTAACGTATATTTGAATTTTAGCAGGGAATTTCTAGCCGACGCAACACCCAAATAATTATAAAAATGGAAATTGTCGGCAAAATGTCGGTAAAAACAAATGGGGTAGAACTTCAAATCATGGCTGGAAACATCTATAAATAAAAAAAGCTTCTCAGTTGAGAAGCTTTTGGTGCGGATAATAGGACTCGAACCTACACGCCTTGCGGCACCAGATCCTAAGTCTGGCATGTCTACCAATTTCACCATATCCGCGTGTAATTGTGGTGCAAATATACACAAGTTTTTTAATTGCAAAACGTTTTTTTGAAAAAAATTTTAAATTATTTTTCGCTAATTTTGAGGGACAACAAAAAATCAAAAATAAGCAATGGAAAAGAACGAAATAAACAAATATGTTCAAGAAAATAAAGACAGACTTGTTGATGAATTAATGGAACTTTTGAGAATCCCATCCGTAAGCGCTGATGCTACCTACTCCCAAGATGTAATTGAGATGGCCGATGCGGTGAAAGCGAGCCTTGAAAAAGCTGGCTGCGATGTGGTGGAAATTTGTGATACGCCTGGATATCCAATTGTTTATGGACATAAAATTATAGACCCTGCCCTGCCAACGGTTTTGGTGTATGGACATTACGACGTTCAGCCGGCAGATCCATTAGAATTGTGGACTTCTCCTCCGTTTGAACCTGTGATTAAGAAAACTGAAATTCACCCTGAAGGTGCTATTTTTGCTCGTGGAGCCTGTGATGACAAAGGGCAAATGTATATGCACGTAAAGGCTTTTGAATATATGATCAAGAGTAATACGCTGCCTTGCAACGTGAAATTCATGATCGAAGGTGAAGAAGAGGTTGGATCTACGAGTCTCAGCTGGTTTGTGGAGCGCAACCAAGAAAAACTGAAAAATGATGTAATTCTGATTTCGGATACTGGAATGATTTCGAATAAACAGCCTTCGATTACTACTGGATTGAGAGGTCTTAGTTATGTAGAAGTGGCAGTTACAGGTCCAAATCGTGATTTACATTCTGGCTTATACGGTGGTGCAGTAGCGAACCCGATTAATATTTTAGCGAAAATGATTGCGTCGTTGCACGATGAAAATAATCATATTACGATTCCTGGTTTCTACGATAATGTAGAAGAGCTTTCGACTGAGGAGCGTGCTGAAATGGCAAAAGCGCCTTTTGATCTTGAAGATTACAAGAAATCTATTGACATCAAGAATGTTTATGGCGAAAAAGGATATTCTACAAACGAGCGTAACTCGATCCGTCCTACGCTTGACGTAAACGGAATTTGGGGTGGTTATACTGGTGAAGGTGCCAAAACGGTTATCGCTAGTCAGGCTTTCGCCAAAATTAGTATGCGACTGGTTCCAAATCAAGATCATCACGAGATTACTGAATTGTTTCAGAAGCACTTTGAAAGTATCGCGCCTGACGCGGTTACTGTAAAAGTTACTCCGCATCACGGTGGTCAAGGGTATGTAACTCCAATTGATAGTATTGGATACAGAGCAGCGAATAAAGCATATACTGAAACTTTTGGTGTTCCTGCGATTCCTGTCCGTTCAGGTGGAAGTATTCCAATTGTGGCATTATTTGAAAAAGAACTGAAAAGCAAAACGATTTTGATGGGATTCGGTCTTGATAGCGATGCGATTCACTCGCCAAATGAGCATTTTGGAATTTTCAATTACTTGAAAGGAATTGAAACTATTCCGTTGTTTTATAAGTATTTTGTGGAGATGAGTAAGTAAAATCTTCCGCATTTATAAATAGAAAATCCGTTCGGTTTGAGACTGAACGGATTTTTTTTGTTTAATATTTTTTGAAATTTAGTCAGATTTGAAACTTGATTATTTCTTTTGAGAATCGATTAATTTTTGAATTTCTTCCCAACTATAATAGTGAAAAGTTTTGCCGTTACTCATTGCAACAAATAATCCTTGTGAAAAACTTCCCCCCAAATTAAGATTCGTCACGTCTGCTCCATCGCATTCAATCGTATTTGTTGGTATTTCGGCTATTACTGAATGATGATTTTTATTTCCTTTTGCTCCTTCTCTTGGATACACCATAAAAGTATTTGCCTGCTGATTGGAAACCAAGATATAGCCTTCGGTTTTTGAAGTATTATAAATCGCAATTCCTTCATTGTCACTTACAAAATCTCCCTGTCCGAAAATAGCAAGTTCTGTATTGTCCTGAAGTGCTGGATCGGCATAATATTTACGGATTCCGAATTGCTCATCAGAGTATATAGACAAATCCCAAATCGTTATCAACTGCAATTGAATCAATTTCCTTTTTACCACTATAATTCCCAAACTTTCTAACAACTTTCGCCTGAACTTCTCCTTTACCATTATCGCTGAGTTGATATTGCCATAAATAAGTTCCAGAAGGTCCATTTTTTCGACCTACAATTGCAAAAATCGCATTATCAGTTTTTCTAGTATAGATTGCAATTCCCATTGGGGCTCTCAGGTCTTCTCCTTCAAAAACAGATATTCCGCCGTTGTCAATAGCCTTTAATTCTGGCAAAGTAAAGATTCTAATTTTATTTGTTTCACGTTCTGTCGTAACGGCAATATCTATTTTTTTCCCATTTAAAAATAAACCATAAACGACATCCACATTATTAGGTCGCTTCAATACTTGAGATTTGCCAACGATAGTTCCTTTTAAGTCAAAGGCGTACAAACCACCTTCTGTGTCTTTGTCTGTTCCTATAATCAAACTTTTTGAAGCATCGACCGGATTAATCCAAATGGCAGGATCGTCTGTGTCGTGCGGTAATTTTTGGGTAATAATAGTTGGTTTTAAAGCATCTTTTCGGATTGAAACAAGCTTATCACTACAAGATATCGATGCGAAAAGTCCAATTGTAACTGCTATTTTATATAAATTTCTCATCCTACTGCTTTTGTATTAGCGTTTTATATAAAATATTTCCGTCGGCATCAACGACTTGTGCAAATAATTTTGAATTGGTTATTGAAAAAGTCATAAAACCAGCTTTTTCGGCAAAAAATAGTGTCCCTTCTCTTGCTCCACTAGGACGAACGGTACAGGCTGATCCTGACAGAAATTGGGTTGTATACCGTCCTTTTGGCTTTATAATTTGCAAATCGTGCTCGTGTCCGCAGAAATAAGCATCTACCTTGTACTTATCGAAAACACCTGCAAAATTCTTTTCGAAACTTTTAGTTTCAGCACTACTCTTACGTTTTCCGCCACTATACAAAGGATGATGACCCACAACAATTTTCCACGTTACTTTCTTGTCAGTTGTCGCTAATTCTTTTAACAACCACTTTTTTTGAGTCGTAGTATCTTGAGCTTTCATAGATTCACTCATTCCAGAAT comes from the Flavobacterium ardleyense genome and includes:
- the thiC gene encoding phosphomethylpyrimidine synthase ThiC encodes the protein MKNSDNEISRTPFTGSQKIYVDGKLHPIKVAMREINLHDTKLSNGEIERNPAVTIYDTSGPYTDQNIDIDIRKGLPRIREQWILDRNDVEELMEISSDYGQQRLNNKELEHLRFEYLHKPLRAKKGANVSQLYYAKKGIITAEMEYIAIRENQQLHKFESENPKISMQHAGNSFGANTPKREITPEFVRSEVAAGRAIIPNNINHPESEPMIVGRNFLVKINANIGNSAVTSSIEEEVEKAVWACRWGADTIMDLSTGKNIHETREWIIRNSPVPIGTVPIYQALEKVKGVAEDLTWEIFRDTLIEQAEQGVSYFTIHAGVLLRYIHLTANRVTGIVSRGGSIMAKWCLFHHKENFLYTHFEEICEIMKQYDIAFSLGDGLRPGSIADANDAAQFAELETLGELTKIAWKHDVQVFVEGPGHVPMHMIKENMDKQLETCGEAPFYTLGPLTTDIAPGYDHITSAIGAAMIGWYGTAMLCYVTPKEHLGLPNKKDVKDGVITYKIAAHAADLAKGHPGAQYRDNALSKARFEFRWEDQFNLSLDPDTAREFHDETLPADAAKVAHFCSMCGPKFCSMKISQEIREVAQKGMQEKSEEFILNGKEIYS
- the thiS gene encoding sulfur carrier protein ThiS, whose protein sequence is MELTINNQLRRFPEQNLSIQDLMNIEMPEKQGGIAVAVNNTVIPKVHWANHNLSSSDSILIITATQGG
- a CDS encoding dipeptidase; the protein is MEKNEINKYVQENKDRLVDELMELLRIPSVSADATYSQDVIEMADAVKASLEKAGCDVVEICDTPGYPIVYGHKIIDPALPTVLVYGHYDVQPADPLELWTSPPFEPVIKKTEIHPEGAIFARGACDDKGQMYMHVKAFEYMIKSNTLPCNVKFMIEGEEEVGSTSLSWFVERNQEKLKNDVILISDTGMISNKQPSITTGLRGLSYVEVAVTGPNRDLHSGLYGGAVANPINILAKMIASLHDENNHITIPGFYDNVEELSTEERAEMAKAPFDLEDYKKSIDIKNVYGEKGYSTNERNSIRPTLDVNGIWGGYTGEGAKTVIASQAFAKISMRLVPNQDHHEITELFQKHFESIAPDAVTVKVTPHHGGQGYVTPIDSIGYRAANKAYTETFGVPAIPVRSGGSIPIVALFEKELKSKTILMGFGLDSDAIHSPNEHFGIFNYLKGIETIPLFYKYFVEMSK